A DNA window from Streptomyces sp. CA-278952 contains the following coding sequences:
- a CDS encoding D-2-hydroxyacid dehydrogenase family protein: MKLRCAVIEDFQSVATTVVDWSPVTADVEVVTFTEHLATEDEAAAALADFDLVVTLRERVPFPAELFARLPRLRLLVASGMRNSVIDLDAAKRHGVVVCGTASSSTPPVELTWALLLGLARGIVPEAQALRTDGPWQSTLGADLHGRTLGLLGLGKIGGRVAQVGRAFGMDVLAWSQNLTKERTDEAGAELAASKGELLASSDFVSVHLALGDRTRGLIGAAELALMRPTAYLINTSRAAVVDTDALLAALHAGVIAGAATDVFDTEPLPAGHPVRTAPRLLATPHLGYVSRANYETYYGQAVENIRAFLDGRPLRRLG; encoded by the coding sequence ATGAAGCTGCGCTGTGCCGTGATCGAGGACTTCCAGTCCGTCGCCACCACCGTCGTCGACTGGTCGCCCGTGACCGCCGACGTCGAGGTCGTGACCTTCACCGAGCACCTCGCCACCGAGGACGAAGCTGCCGCGGCCCTCGCCGACTTCGACCTCGTGGTCACCCTGCGCGAGCGGGTGCCCTTCCCGGCGGAGCTGTTCGCCCGGCTGCCCCGGCTGCGGCTGCTCGTCGCCTCCGGCATGCGCAACTCCGTCATCGACCTCGACGCCGCGAAGCGGCACGGCGTCGTCGTCTGCGGCACCGCCAGCTCCTCCACCCCGCCCGTCGAGCTGACCTGGGCGCTGCTCCTCGGCCTGGCGCGCGGGATCGTCCCCGAGGCGCAGGCCCTGCGCACGGACGGCCCCTGGCAGTCCACCCTCGGCGCCGACCTGCACGGACGGACGCTCGGGCTGCTGGGACTCGGGAAGATCGGCGGCCGGGTGGCGCAGGTGGGCCGGGCCTTCGGCATGGACGTCCTCGCGTGGAGTCAGAACCTCACGAAGGAACGGACCGACGAGGCCGGGGCGGAGCTGGCGGCCTCCAAGGGGGAACTGCTGGCCTCCAGTGACTTCGTCTCCGTCCACCTGGCGCTCGGCGACCGGACCAGGGGCCTGATCGGCGCGGCCGAACTCGCCCTGATGCGCCCGACCGCGTATCTGATCAACACCTCCAGAGCGGCCGTCGTCGACACGGACGCCCTGCTCGCCGCCCTGCACGCCGGCGTCATCGCCGGGGCCGCGACCGATGTGTTCGACACCGAGCCGCTCCCGGCCGGTCACCCGGTCCGCACGGCTCCGCGCCTGCTGGCCACCCCGCACCTGGGCTATGTGTCGCGTGCCAACTACGAGACCTACTACGGCCAGGCCGTGGAGAACATCAGGGCCTTCCTCGACGGGCGGCCGCTCCGCCGCCTGGGCTGA
- a CDS encoding NADP-dependent succinic semialdehyde dehydrogenase yields MPIATVNPANGELIRSFDALDEAETERRIAAAAETFRQYRTTPFEQRAGWLNRAADLLDEDRDTIARTMTVEMGKPVTAARAEAAKCAKAMRWYADRAEGLLADEHPDPDDVKDSGASGALVRYRPLGVVLAVMPWNFPLWQVVRFAAPALMAGNVGLLKHASNVPQTALYLEDLFHRAGFPAGCFRTLLIGSGAVEAVLRDPRVAAATLTGSEPAGRSVASTAGDEVKKTVLELGGSDPYLVLPSADVEKAAATAVTARVQNNGQSCIAAKRFIVHADVYDAFAERFIAGMRALTVGDPLEEGTDIGPLSTEQGRSDLEELVDDAVERGAEALCGGRRPDRLGGGLENGWFYEPTVLASITTAMRIHREETFGPVATLYRVADLDEAIHLANDTPFGLSSNVWTRDPGEQERCARDLEAGGVFFNGMTASHPALPFGGVKRSGYGRELAGHGIREFCNATTLWYGPEAS; encoded by the coding sequence ATGCCCATCGCGACGGTCAACCCCGCGAACGGCGAACTGATCAGGTCATTCGACGCCCTCGACGAGGCGGAGACCGAACGCAGGATCGCCGCCGCCGCGGAGACCTTCCGCCAGTACCGGACCACGCCCTTCGAGCAGCGGGCCGGCTGGCTGAACCGGGCCGCCGACCTCCTCGACGAGGACCGCGACACCATCGCCCGAACGATGACCGTCGAGATGGGCAAGCCCGTCACGGCGGCCCGCGCGGAGGCGGCCAAGTGCGCGAAGGCGATGCGCTGGTACGCCGACCGTGCCGAGGGGCTGCTCGCCGACGAACACCCGGACCCCGACGACGTGAAGGACTCCGGCGCCTCCGGCGCGCTGGTCCGCTACCGCCCCCTCGGCGTGGTCCTCGCCGTGATGCCGTGGAACTTCCCGCTCTGGCAGGTGGTGCGCTTCGCCGCCCCCGCCCTGATGGCGGGCAACGTCGGACTCCTCAAGCACGCGTCGAACGTGCCCCAGACCGCCCTCTACCTGGAAGACCTCTTCCACCGCGCGGGCTTCCCCGCCGGCTGCTTCCGGACGCTCCTGATCGGCTCGGGCGCCGTCGAGGCGGTCCTGCGCGACCCGCGCGTCGCCGCCGCCACCCTCACCGGCAGCGAACCGGCCGGGCGCTCCGTCGCCTCCACCGCCGGCGACGAGGTGAAGAAGACCGTGCTGGAACTCGGCGGCAGCGACCCCTATCTGGTTCTGCCCTCGGCGGACGTGGAGAAGGCCGCCGCCACCGCCGTCACCGCCCGCGTCCAGAACAACGGCCAGTCCTGCATCGCCGCCAAGCGCTTCATCGTCCACGCCGACGTGTACGACGCGTTCGCCGAGCGGTTCATCGCGGGCATGCGCGCCCTGACCGTCGGCGACCCCCTGGAGGAGGGCACCGACATCGGGCCGCTCTCCACCGAACAGGGCCGCAGCGACCTGGAGGAACTCGTCGACGACGCCGTCGAACGGGGAGCCGAGGCGCTGTGCGGCGGACGCCGGCCCGACAGGCTCGGCGGCGGCCTGGAGAACGGCTGGTTCTACGAGCCCACCGTGCTCGCCTCCATCACCACCGCCATGCGCATCCACCGCGAGGAGACCTTCGGCCCGGTCGCCACCCTCTACCGGGTCGCCGACCTCGACGAGGCGATCCACCTGGCCAACGACACCCCGTTCGGCCTCAGCTCCAACGTCTGGACCCGCGACCCCGGCGAGCAGGAGCGCTGCGCCCGCGACCTGGAGGCCGGCGGAGTCTTCTTCAACGGGATGACCGCCTCGCACCCGGCCCTGCCCTTCGGCGGCGTCAAGCGCTCCGGCTACGGCCGTGAGCTGGCCGGACACGGCATCCGCGAGTTCTGCAACGCCACCACACTCTGGTACGGACCCGAGGCGTCCTGA
- a CDS encoding phosphoketolase family protein yields the protein MSDPRTPSAPSALSDDELAALDAHWRAANYLAVGQIYLLANPLLTRPLVPEDIKPRLLGHWGTSPGLNLVHTHLNRVIKSRELSALCVWGPGHGGPAVLANSWLEGSYSETYPDVGRDAEGMGRLFQQFSFPGGVPSHVAPETPGSIHEGGELGYALAHAYGAAFDHPDLTVACVIGDGEAETGPLAASWHANKFLDPVHDGAVLPILHLNGYKIANPTVLARIPEEELGQLLRGYGHDPLFVGGDDPASVHRALAAAMDTALDRIGAHQRAAREDGATERPRWPMIVLRTPKGWTGPEEVDGLPVENTWRSHQVPLSGVRDHPEHLRQLEAWLRSYGPAELFDADGRPTEQVLACVPEGAARLGSTPYANGGLLLRDLPLPDPADHAVRVDKPGTALHEPTKVLGGLLESLMAATEDRRDFRVVGPDETASNRLDALYRATGKAWQAGTLPTDEHLAHDGRVMEVLSEHLCQGWLEGYLLTGRHGLFSSYEAFAHIVDSMVNQHIKWLRTSRRLSWRRPIASLNYLLTSHVWRQDHNGFSHQDPGFVDHILNKSPEVVRVYLPPDANTLLSVADHALRSRDYVNVIVAGKQPTFDWLTLDEARAHCARGAGAWEWAGTEDGSREVDVVLACAGDVPTQETLAAAGLLRRHLPQLAVRVVNVVDIARLMPDTEHPHGMPDPEYDALFTRDRPVIFAYHGYPWLIHRLAYRRNGHAHLHVRGYKEEGTTTTPFDMVVRNDLDRYRLVMDVIDRVPGLGVRAVAVRQEMADVRTRHHAWIREHGTDLPEVVDWTWGG from the coding sequence GTGAGCGACCCCCGTACGCCCTCCGCGCCCTCCGCCCTCTCCGACGACGAACTCGCCGCACTCGACGCGCACTGGCGCGCGGCCAACTACCTCGCCGTCGGACAGATCTACCTGCTGGCCAACCCCCTGCTGACCCGGCCGCTCGTCCCCGAGGACATCAAGCCGCGGCTGCTCGGCCACTGGGGCACCTCGCCGGGGCTCAACCTCGTCCACACCCACCTCAACCGGGTGATCAAGTCGCGGGAGCTGAGCGCCCTGTGCGTGTGGGGGCCCGGCCACGGGGGACCGGCCGTCCTCGCCAACTCCTGGCTGGAAGGCAGCTACTCCGAGACCTACCCGGACGTCGGCCGGGACGCCGAGGGCATGGGGCGGCTCTTCCAGCAGTTCTCGTTCCCCGGCGGCGTGCCCAGCCACGTCGCCCCCGAGACGCCCGGCTCCATCCACGAGGGCGGCGAACTCGGCTACGCCCTCGCCCACGCCTACGGAGCCGCCTTCGACCACCCGGACCTGACGGTGGCCTGCGTGATCGGCGACGGCGAGGCCGAGACGGGGCCGCTCGCCGCCTCCTGGCATGCCAACAAATTCCTCGACCCGGTCCACGACGGGGCCGTCCTGCCCATCCTCCACCTCAACGGCTACAAGATCGCCAACCCGACGGTCCTCGCCCGCATCCCCGAGGAGGAGCTCGGCCAACTGCTGCGCGGCTACGGCCACGACCCCCTGTTCGTCGGCGGCGACGACCCGGCCTCCGTCCACCGGGCGCTGGCCGCCGCCATGGACACCGCCCTGGACCGCATCGGCGCCCACCAGCGGGCCGCCCGCGAGGACGGCGCCACCGAGCGCCCCCGGTGGCCCATGATCGTGCTGCGCACCCCCAAGGGCTGGACCGGACCCGAAGAAGTCGACGGACTGCCCGTCGAGAACACCTGGCGCTCCCACCAGGTCCCGCTCTCCGGCGTCCGCGACCACCCGGAACACCTGCGGCAGCTCGAGGCGTGGCTGCGCTCCTACGGGCCCGCCGAACTCTTCGACGCCGACGGCCGCCCCACCGAACAGGTCCTCGCCTGTGTGCCCGAGGGAGCGGCCCGGCTCGGCTCCACCCCGTACGCCAACGGCGGGCTGCTCCTGCGCGACCTCCCGCTGCCCGACCCGGCGGACCACGCCGTGCGGGTCGACAAGCCCGGCACCGCCCTCCACGAGCCGACCAAGGTGCTCGGCGGCCTCCTGGAGAGCCTCATGGCCGCCACCGAGGACCGCAGGGACTTCCGCGTCGTCGGCCCCGACGAGACCGCCTCCAACCGGCTGGACGCCCTCTACCGGGCCACCGGCAAGGCCTGGCAGGCCGGCACCCTGCCCACCGACGAACACCTCGCCCACGACGGCCGCGTGATGGAGGTGCTCTCCGAACACCTCTGCCAGGGCTGGCTGGAGGGCTACCTCCTCACCGGACGACACGGGCTCTTCTCCAGCTACGAGGCCTTCGCCCACATCGTCGACTCGATGGTCAACCAGCACATCAAATGGCTGCGCACCTCGCGCCGACTGTCCTGGCGGCGGCCCATCGCCTCGCTCAACTACCTGCTCACCTCGCACGTCTGGCGCCAGGACCACAACGGCTTCTCGCACCAGGACCCCGGCTTCGTCGACCACATCCTCAACAAGAGCCCCGAGGTCGTGCGCGTCTACCTCCCACCGGACGCCAACACCCTGCTCTCCGTCGCCGACCACGCGCTGCGCAGCCGGGACTACGTCAACGTGATCGTCGCCGGGAAGCAGCCGACCTTCGACTGGCTCACCCTGGACGAGGCCCGCGCCCACTGCGCGCGCGGGGCCGGAGCCTGGGAGTGGGCCGGGACCGAGGACGGGAGCCGGGAGGTGGACGTGGTCCTCGCCTGCGCCGGGGACGTACCCACCCAGGAGACGCTGGCCGCCGCCGGCCTGCTCCGCCGCCATCTGCCTCAGCTGGCCGTGCGCGTGGTCAACGTCGTCGACATCGCCCGCCTGATGCCCGACACGGAGCACCCGCACGGCATGCCGGACCCCGAGTACGACGCCCTGTTCACCCGCGACAGGCCGGTGATCTTCGCCTATCACGGCTACCCGTGGCTGATCCACCGGCTCGCCTACCGCCGCAACGGCCACGCCCACCTCCATGTGCGCGGCTACAAGGAGGAAGGCACAACGACCACGCCGTTCGACATGGTCGTCCGCAACGACCTCGACCGCTACCGGCTGGTCATGGACGTCATCGACCGGGTACCGGGTCTCGGCGTCCGGGCCGTCGCCGTACGCCAGGAGATGGCGGACGTCCGCACCCGCCACCACGCCTGGATCCGCGAGCACGGCACGGACCTGCCGGAGGTCGTGGACTGGACGTGGGGCGGCTGA